A genomic segment from Balneola sp. encodes:
- a CDS encoding tryptophan 2,3-dioxygenase has product MKITYTSYLKIDELTGLQELKSKPEEHDEMLFIIIHQTYELWFKQILHEFGKLRHELKSGNTWNSVKTLRRILTIMKTLVSQVDILETMTPLEFNSFRTFLGQSSGFQSLQFREVEILCGLRLPLMLEAHKENEKHVQILTTRMNEDTLWESFGMYLTKKGFPIQPKRENEVGLMYNPSEKIQEVLVKVMQTQPELALLCELFVDFDEGLQEWRYRHVKMVERTIGRKKGTGGSEGVAYLQKTINHAIFPDLWAIRSKF; this is encoded by the coding sequence ATGAAAATTACATATACAAGTTATCTTAAAATTGATGAATTAACTGGGCTACAGGAACTTAAATCGAAGCCTGAGGAACACGATGAAATGTTATTCATCATTATTCATCAAACCTATGAACTTTGGTTCAAACAAATTTTACATGAGTTCGGAAAGTTGAGACACGAACTCAAAAGCGGTAATACCTGGAATTCGGTAAAAACATTACGCCGTATTCTTACCATTATGAAAACACTGGTTTCTCAGGTTGATATTCTAGAAACAATGACTCCGCTTGAATTCAACAGTTTCAGAACTTTTCTTGGCCAATCCAGTGGATTTCAGTCGCTTCAATTCCGAGAAGTTGAAATACTTTGTGGATTAAGACTTCCTCTTATGCTTGAAGCTCACAAAGAAAATGAGAAGCATGTTCAAATTCTTACCACCAGAATGAATGAGGATACATTGTGGGAGAGTTTTGGAATGTATCTAACAAAAAAAGGATTCCCTATTCAGCCTAAACGAGAAAATGAAGTGGGACTAATGTACAATCCGTCCGAAAAAATTCAGGAAGTGTTGGTTAAGGTAATGCAAACCCAACCTGAGCTTGCATTACTCTGCGAGCTTTTTGTGGATTTTGATGAAGGCCTCCAGGAATGGAGATACCGACATGTAAAAATGGTTGAGCGTACTATTGGGCGTAAAAAAGGAACTGGTGGTTCAGAAGGAGTGGCTTACCTTCAAAAAACCATCAACCATGCCATTTTCCCAGACCTTTGGGCAATTAGATCGAAGTTTTAA
- a CDS encoding four helix bundle protein yields MFMSITYKYDLENRTFIFARDVRAFLRTIPRDVINFEDIKQLTRSSGSVGANYLEANEGLSTKDFYYRLKICKKEAKESAYWLSLLFLNNDQVLDNERNLLIREANEFVRIFSSIVSRHAGK; encoded by the coding sequence ATTTTCATGAGTATAACTTATAAATACGACCTTGAGAATCGGACATTCATATTTGCAAGAGATGTTAGAGCTTTTCTTAGAACTATTCCCAGGGATGTGATTAATTTTGAGGACATAAAACAGCTGACCAGATCTTCTGGCTCAGTTGGCGCCAATTACCTCGAAGCTAATGAAGGTTTAAGCACCAAAGACTTCTATTATCGCTTAAAAATTTGCAAGAAAGAAGCCAAAGAAAGTGCTTATTGGTTATCTCTGCTCTTCTTAAATAATGATCAAGTTTTGGATAATGAACGAAATTTATTGATTAGAGAAGCCAATGAATTTGTTAGAATCTTTTCCTCAATTGTCAGCAGGCATGCTGGCAAATGA
- a CDS encoding AI-2E family transporter, protein MRNITLERVVRFGIWAIALSVIGLILYNYANLVGYLVLAMILSYILDPVVNRLQRMGLNRTLGITLTLSAVITLMIYISTNVIPLFVAEMIELTNNLNLENIQAVAVSIETQLATQYEFIPDGFLEENVSAVLAELFDLGKLSTVLSDAVGVFTNIFSAVLVVPFAAFFFLKDGTKIRRDLLTLVPNKYFETILTLIDKIEKRLGLYFRSVLTQSVLVAFSSWSTLSIAGLDNSLSVGISVGIANTIPYFGPIIGYILSIIVSIIETGDLSLVLVCVVAIFIVQMLDNLVFQPFLFSRSADIHPVAILFIILVGAETAGVLGMLIAIPIATAVKITFNQISWSFNNYQVFRMEAPP, encoded by the coding sequence ATGAGAAACATCACGCTTGAACGAGTAGTACGTTTTGGTATATGGGCCATTGCCCTGAGTGTGATTGGTCTGATTTTGTACAACTATGCTAATTTGGTAGGCTACCTCGTCCTGGCAATGATTCTGAGTTATATACTCGACCCTGTTGTAAATCGACTACAAAGAATGGGGCTCAATCGTACTCTGGGTATTACATTAACTCTTTCTGCAGTTATTACACTTATGATTTACATATCAACTAATGTAATTCCTCTATTTGTAGCTGAGATGATCGAGTTAACTAATAATCTAAACTTAGAGAATATTCAGGCAGTTGCTGTTAGCATTGAAACTCAGCTTGCTACTCAGTATGAGTTTATACCGGATGGATTTCTTGAGGAAAATGTATCCGCAGTACTGGCCGAGCTATTTGATTTAGGTAAGCTATCTACGGTTTTAAGTGATGCTGTTGGAGTTTTTACAAATATCTTCTCAGCTGTGCTAGTAGTACCCTTTGCAGCATTCTTCTTCCTTAAAGACGGAACCAAAATCAGAAGAGACCTGCTGACCTTGGTACCCAATAAGTATTTTGAAACCATCCTTACTTTAATAGATAAAATTGAAAAACGATTGGGTTTGTATTTCAGAAGCGTGCTAACACAAAGTGTGTTGGTTGCTTTTTCCTCTTGGTCCACCCTTAGCATTGCGGGACTGGATAATTCACTATCAGTGGGTATTTCTGTTGGTATTGCCAATACCATCCCTTATTTCGGACCTATAATTGGATATATCCTCTCCATTATTGTATCTATTATCGAAACTGGTGATTTATCACTCGTGTTGGTATGTGTGGTAGCCATATTTATAGTACAGATGTTGGATAACCTGGTTTTCCAGCCATTTCTTTTTTCCCGCTCAGCCGATATACACCCGGTTGCCATATTATTCATAATCTTAGTTGGAGCAGAAACTGCTGGTGTTCTGGGCATGCTAATAGCTATACCTATAGCCACAGCCGTTAAAATTACCTTCAATCAAATTAGTTGGAGTTTTAACAATTACCAGGTTTTCAGAATGGAAGCACCTCCATAG
- a CDS encoding phosphoribosylglycinamide formyltransferase has protein sequence MANIVVFASGSGSNFQSIINSTQSGELEAHIAGLISNKQGTGAIKKADEHSIPHAVISENDFSSYQEYTQQLISQLENWKTDLIVLAGYLRKIPEELIQQYSNRILNIHPSLLPKYGGKGFYGLKVHKAVIEAGDQVTGCTIHIVSEEYDEGPILEQVEVPVMDSDTPESLAKRVLEQEHLFYPKVISNYLKQLTD, from the coding sequence TTGGCTAATATTGTTGTTTTTGCCTCTGGCTCAGGCTCTAACTTTCAATCCATTATTAATTCTACCCAATCTGGTGAACTTGAAGCTCATATAGCCGGTCTTATCTCTAACAAGCAAGGGACTGGTGCAATTAAAAAAGCTGATGAGCATTCTATTCCTCATGCCGTTATCTCGGAAAATGATTTTAGCTCCTACCAGGAATATACCCAGCAACTAATCAGTCAATTGGAAAATTGGAAGACGGATTTAATCGTACTTGCCGGTTATTTGAGAAAAATCCCTGAAGAATTAATACAACAATATTCTAATCGGATTTTAAATATCCATCCCTCATTACTTCCAAAATATGGTGGGAAAGGTTTTTACGGATTGAAAGTTCATAAAGCAGTTATTGAAGCAGGAGATCAAGTAACTGGCTGTACTATCCATATTGTTTCTGAAGAATATGACGAAGGCCCAATTCTAGAACAGGTAGAAGTACCAGTAATGGATAGCGACACACCCGAATCACTTGCTAAACGAGTGTTGGAACAGGAACACCTTTTTTACCCGAAAGTAATTTCTAACTATTTAAAACAACTAACCGATTAA
- the purH gene encoding bifunctional phosphoribosylaminoimidazolecarboxamide formyltransferase/IMP cyclohydrolase PurH yields the protein MALKPLSSLPTTPLTIKRALLSVSDKTGLLELTRALDSAGVEIISTGGTAKAISDTGIAVKDASEVTGFPECLDGRVKTLHPNIHGGILARTSYTPDNEELEKLGIKPIELVVVNLYPFKETISGGDITEAKATEFIDIGGPTMIRASAKNFAHVCILSSPGQYEDFISELNQGTGISFESRKKLAKDAFAHTADYDSAISNYFDQIVGDEPSHQFNVSVPLSQELRYGENPHQKAALYGNQNDIIDCFHGKQLSYNNYLDVDAALNIISDFNSDKPACAIIKHTIPCGVGISENLNDSYKKAFSTDTVSPFGGIVVVNQELDFDTAQSIDSIFTEIIIAPSFSREALQLLTQKKNRRLITIKGDLAKNELSTFRSIFGGLLKQDADLEPFDESEFKVVTDRKPSESEMEDLLFAWKVVRHIKSNAIVYAKDGKTLGIGSGQTSRVDSSEIAVAKAIKEGLSLQGSSIASDAFFPFADGVEAAAKAGATAVIQPGGSIRDEEVITRANELGMTMIFTGKRHFKH from the coding sequence ATGGCTCTTAAACCTCTTTCTTCTCTTCCAACAACCCCATTAACCATAAAAAGAGCTCTCCTTTCTGTATCTGATAAAACAGGATTATTGGAATTGACAAGAGCACTGGACAGCGCAGGTGTGGAAATTATCTCTACTGGTGGAACAGCAAAAGCGATCTCGGATACAGGTATTGCTGTTAAAGATGCTTCGGAAGTAACAGGATTTCCCGAATGCCTGGACGGGAGAGTAAAAACGCTTCATCCCAATATTCATGGAGGCATACTCGCAAGAACAAGTTATACACCCGATAATGAAGAGCTTGAGAAATTAGGTATTAAACCGATCGAATTAGTGGTAGTAAACCTCTACCCTTTTAAAGAAACTATATCAGGGGGAGATATTACAGAAGCAAAGGCTACTGAGTTTATAGATATAGGTGGACCTACTATGATCCGCGCATCGGCAAAGAACTTTGCTCATGTATGTATTCTTTCATCTCCCGGGCAATATGAAGACTTCATTTCTGAGCTAAATCAAGGAACCGGGATTAGCTTTGAATCCAGAAAAAAGCTTGCAAAGGATGCATTTGCGCATACAGCCGATTATGATTCAGCTATATCGAACTATTTTGATCAAATTGTTGGAGATGAACCCTCCCATCAGTTCAATGTTTCGGTACCATTATCTCAGGAGCTAAGATATGGTGAAAACCCACATCAGAAAGCTGCTTTGTATGGAAATCAGAATGATATCATAGACTGTTTCCATGGTAAGCAGTTGAGTTATAATAACTACCTGGATGTTGATGCGGCCCTTAATATCATTTCTGACTTCAACTCTGATAAACCTGCTTGTGCTATCATAAAACATACGATCCCATGTGGAGTAGGTATCTCGGAAAATTTAAATGATTCCTATAAAAAAGCATTCAGTACGGATACTGTTTCTCCTTTTGGCGGAATCGTAGTCGTGAATCAAGAACTTGATTTCGACACTGCACAATCGATTGATAGTATTTTTACCGAAATCATTATTGCTCCTTCGTTTTCTAGGGAAGCACTTCAATTACTCACTCAAAAGAAAAACCGCCGTTTGATAACTATCAAAGGTGATCTTGCGAAAAATGAACTTTCTACTTTCCGAAGTATTTTTGGTGGGCTCTTAAAACAAGATGCGGATTTGGAACCTTTTGATGAATCCGAATTTAAAGTAGTGACTGATCGTAAACCAAGTGAATCCGAAATGGAAGATCTTCTTTTTGCATGGAAAGTCGTTCGTCATATTAAATCGAATGCCATCGTTTATGCAAAAGATGGGAAAACACTTGGTATTGGGTCTGGGCAAACCAGCAGAGTTGATTCTTCTGAGATCGCAGTAGCAAAAGCTATCAAAGAGGGACTAAGTTTACAGGGTTCATCTATTGCTTCTGATGCCTTCTTCCCTTTTGCTGATGGTGTAGAAGCTGCTGCGAAAGCGGGAGCAACTGCAGTAATTCAACCCGGAGGAAGTATCAGAGATGAAGAAGTAATTACTCGTGCAAACGAACTTGGAATGACAATGATATTCACTGGAAAAAGACACTTTAAGCACTAA
- a CDS encoding TatD family deoxyribonuclease has product MIDTHSHIYLEQFDDDRDEVMQRAKEAGVEAIFMPAIDFGSITQMEKLNYTGINFYKMAGLHPVDVKELESDFERKLLEYFSKEDFYGVGETGLDYYWSTDFVEEQKQSLRIHCQVAKEVSKPIILHNRDSTSDLLDIIEEQQNGSLSGIWHCFNGTVDEGKRAIDLGLHLGIGGVVTFKNGGVDKTVAQLPLEKMILETDAPYLSPTPKRGKRNEPAFLSFIAKKLSEIFLISIDDIIDQTTRTSKQLFSIK; this is encoded by the coding sequence ATGATTGATACGCATTCGCATATTTACTTAGAACAGTTTGATGATGACAGAGATGAAGTAATGCAGCGAGCCAAAGAAGCAGGGGTAGAAGCCATATTTATGCCGGCTATCGATTTTGGATCAATTACTCAGATGGAAAAGCTGAATTATACTGGGATCAACTTTTATAAGATGGCAGGGCTTCATCCTGTGGATGTGAAAGAACTTGAAAGTGATTTTGAAAGGAAGCTTTTGGAATACTTTTCAAAGGAGGATTTTTATGGAGTAGGGGAAACAGGTCTTGATTACTATTGGAGCACTGATTTTGTAGAAGAGCAAAAGCAGAGTTTGCGTATCCATTGCCAGGTAGCTAAAGAGGTGAGTAAACCAATCATTCTTCATAATAGGGATAGTACTTCTGATTTACTGGATATTATTGAGGAACAGCAAAACGGAAGTCTATCGGGAATATGGCACTGTTTTAATGGAACTGTTGATGAAGGTAAAAGGGCGATTGATTTAGGGCTGCATTTAGGAATTGGAGGTGTGGTTACCTTCAAAAATGGAGGGGTTGATAAGACGGTAGCTCAACTCCCTTTAGAAAAAATGATCCTGGAAACAGATGCTCCTTATTTGTCTCCAACCCCAAAACGAGGGAAAAGAAATGAGCCTGCCTTTTTGAGTTTTATTGCCAAAAAGCTTTCAGAAATCTTTTTAATAAGTATTGATGATATAATTGATCAAACAACTCGTACATCAAAACAGCTTTTTTCAATTAAATAA
- a CDS encoding regulatory protein RecX, with amino-acid sequence MALSQLKRNQLQSLNKKLLLLKHSQERTSIEVAAALLPAAISSIHVQKKNKNRFSIFVDEEFLVGVSDSTLISLNLKKGDVLTTSKLERIFSLEDQWALKTYFLRLLSRRDHSKKELKNKALQKGYRSAQIEGILNELSEKGYINNLEFAMSFTRDKFRFNRWGVNKIRVELRKKGVSEKEISTALSQVDTVCQSESIQELINKHKARFLRVIPEKRKKKVYDFLLRKGYDSSIISSNLTSLLDSIENEKHHA; translated from the coding sequence GTGGCATTGAGCCAGTTGAAGAGGAATCAACTCCAGAGCCTGAACAAAAAACTGCTTCTGTTGAAGCATAGTCAAGAGAGAACATCGATAGAAGTTGCGGCGGCACTATTGCCCGCTGCAATTTCGTCGATCCATGTTCAAAAAAAGAACAAAAACAGATTCTCAATCTTTGTAGATGAAGAGTTTCTAGTTGGAGTTTCTGATTCTACTCTTATCTCTTTGAACCTAAAAAAGGGTGATGTTCTAACCACTTCAAAACTGGAAAGAATCTTTAGCCTTGAAGACCAATGGGCCTTAAAAACCTATTTCCTCCGTTTACTCTCTCGAAGAGACCATTCAAAAAAAGAACTAAAAAATAAAGCGCTTCAAAAAGGATATCGCTCAGCTCAAATAGAGGGAATATTGAATGAACTCAGTGAAAAGGGTTATATCAATAATTTAGAGTTCGCAATGAGCTTTACACGAGATAAATTTCGATTCAATCGTTGGGGAGTTAATAAAATTAGGGTTGAGCTTCGGAAAAAGGGAGTTTCGGAAAAAGAAATTTCTACCGCCTTATCTCAAGTTGATACGGTATGTCAATCTGAATCCATACAGGAGCTCATCAACAAACATAAAGCACGTTTTTTACGAGTTATTCCTGAGAAACGAAAAAAGAAAGTCTACGATTTCTTATTGAGAAAGGGGTACGATTCAAGTATAATCTCTTCGAATCTGACTTCATTATTAGATAGCATAGAAAATGAGAAACATCACGCTTGA
- the recA gene encoding recombinase RecA codes for MADENKLKALDIAVGQIEKQHGKGTIMKLGDDAAQDVEVISTGSIMVDYALGVQGVPRGRITEIYGPEASGKTTLALQVIAQAQKKGGYAAFIDAEHAFDPRYARALGINTEELLVSQPDSGEQALEITETLIRSGALDVIVVDSVAALVPRAELEGEMGDSHMGLQARLMSQALRKITGIVNKTSTACIFINQVREKIGVMFGNPETTTGGRALKFYSSVRLDIRRIGALKKADEVIGNRTKVKVAKNKVAPPFKVVEFNIMYGKGVSRIAEILDLAVDYDIIQKRGSWFRYEGEPIGQGADSAMQFLEEDSALCDKIEKLVRDRLRGIEPVEEESTPEPEQKTASVEA; via the coding sequence ATGGCTGACGAAAATAAATTAAAAGCACTAGACATTGCTGTTGGGCAAATCGAAAAGCAGCATGGAAAAGGAACCATTATGAAACTCGGAGATGATGCTGCACAGGATGTGGAGGTTATTTCAACCGGCTCTATTATGGTTGATTATGCACTAGGTGTACAGGGAGTTCCTAGAGGAAGAATCACTGAGATTTATGGGCCTGAAGCTAGTGGTAAAACCACTCTTGCTCTTCAGGTTATTGCACAAGCTCAAAAGAAAGGGGGCTATGCCGCTTTTATTGATGCTGAACATGCTTTCGATCCAAGATACGCACGTGCCCTCGGAATAAACACGGAAGAGTTATTGGTCTCACAACCTGATAGCGGTGAGCAAGCTCTTGAAATCACAGAAACACTCATACGCTCAGGAGCACTGGATGTAATTGTAGTAGACTCAGTAGCGGCTCTTGTTCCACGTGCTGAACTTGAAGGTGAAATGGGAGATTCTCATATGGGTCTTCAAGCCCGCTTGATGTCTCAGGCACTTAGAAAGATTACTGGGATCGTCAATAAAACCTCAACCGCTTGTATTTTTATCAATCAGGTACGTGAGAAAATTGGGGTGATGTTTGGAAATCCTGAAACAACAACTGGTGGTAGAGCTTTAAAGTTTTATTCCTCTGTAAGGCTTGATATCCGAAGAATCGGAGCACTCAAAAAAGCTGATGAAGTAATCGGTAACCGAACTAAAGTTAAAGTAGCCAAAAATAAAGTAGCCCCTCCTTTCAAGGTAGTCGAGTTTAATATCATGTACGGAAAAGGTGTTTCCCGAATTGCTGAAATACTTGATTTAGCTGTTGATTACGATATCATTCAAAAAAGGGGAAGCTGGTTCAGATATGAAGGCGAACCTATTGGGCAGGGAGCCGATTCAGCAATGCAGTTCCTTGAGGAAGATTCAGCGCTTTGTGACAAAATTGAAAAGCTAGTAAGAGACCGCCTCCGTGGCATTGAGCCAGTTGAAGAGGAATCAACTCCAGAGCCTGAACAAAAAACTGCTTCTGTTGAAGCATAG